In the Rhizobium sp. SSA_523 genome, ATTTCGAGGCATCGAGCGGCTCGCCGATGACACCCGTCGATGCGAGATAGACATCGCCGACCTCGCAACCCACGGCCTTGGATGCCGCCTGGGCTGTCAGCTCGGTTGCCGCCCGTCCCTTGACGCCCGTAAAGGCATTGGCATTGCCGGAATTGACCACCACGGCCCGCGCAAGACCCTTCGGCAGGTTCGCGCGGCAGAAATCGACCGGTGCGGAAGGGCATTTGGAGCGGGTGAACACGCCCGCGACGGAGGCCGGTTCGTCAAACACCATCAGCAGCACGTCGGTGCGGTTCTTGTATTTGATGCCGGCGGCGGCCGTTGCCATGCGCACGCCGCGCAGGGCCGGCATGTCGGGGTAGGATTTGGGAGCGAGCGGAGAGACGGTAGCGGACATGGATTATGACCCGTATATATGGCCCGTGAATATGGAAAGGCCCGCAAATGCGGGCCATAGTGTTGCTTGAGGGGTCGGTTTACTCGCCCTTGGTCATGTCCTCATAGCCCTTGCGCAGGGTCTCGTCCATGATCTCGACCGTCTGGTCCTTCTTCGCATTCTCGATGATCTGCGAGTATTTTTCCTGCATGACGATCTGGCGAACCTGCGGCTCGACCTGATCGAAGGCCGGCGGCTGGGCATCGCGCTTGTCTTCGACCTTGATGACGTGCCAGCCGAACTGCGACTTTACCGGCGTCTTCGTGTAGGCGCCCTTTCCGAGCGTGAAGGCTGCCTGCTCGAATTCGGGAACCATGCGGCCCTTGGTGAAATAGCCGAGATCGCCGCCATCGGACTTGCTGCTGTCTTCCGACTTTTCCTTCGCCAGTTCGACGAAATCCTTGCCGCCATCGAGCTGCTTGATGATTTCCTTGGCCTCATCCTCGGTCTTGACGAGAATGTGGCGAGCATGGACTTCCTCTTCCTTGGGAAGCGAGGCGACTTCCTTCTCGTAGCGCGCCTTGACTTCCTCGGGCTTCAGCTTGTCGAACTGGTCGCGCAGATAAGCATTGTGCAGCTCGCGCTCCTGCAGATAGGCCATGCGCTTCTTGAAGTCTTCGCTGTTCTGCAGGCCGGCCTGTTCCGCCTGCTTCGCAACCAGCTTGATGTCGACGAGCTGCGACAGCGCGGCGATCTTGCGCTGGTCTTCGGGCAGCTGCTGGTACTGCTGGCTGAGATTGGCGATGGCGGTGTCGAGGTCCGACTGATGGATTTCGACGGAACCGATCTTTGCCACAATGGCGTCATCCTGAGCAAATGCCGGCGCCTGGAAGGAGACCGCGACAGCCAGAGCGGCAGCTGCGACGAATGTAGGGCGAAACATGAAACAACCTTTCGGATTGGACACCGGCCTCAGGACGCCCAAGACCGGCCAGAACACTCTCAGAAACATCGGATTGTGGCCTTTGTGTATCAGCCGGAACCGTTGACATCATTCGACCCCCCTCTTATCTGTCACGCTACTTCACGTCCAGAAGAGTTTCCGGGCACAGCTGGCATTTTGCCTGTGCAAGACGACAGGCCCAAGCTCGGCGGACGGGTCACATGATGACGCATCAGTCTAGAGTCTAGAAAGGACCATTCGTATGGTCAGCCTTGGTGGGATAGCCCGCAAGTTCTTCGGTTCAGCCAATGACCGGCGTGTCCGCTCATATCGCTCGCGCATCAGTTCGATCGGCGCGCTCGAGGAGCGCATCCAGGCGCTGACGGATGCGCAGCTGGCGGCAAAGACCGAGGAGTTCAAGCAGCAGCTCGCCGAAGGCAAGAGCCTGGACGACATTCTTGATCCCGCATTCGCCGTCGTGCGCGAAGCCTCGCGCCGGGTTCTCGGCATGCGGCCCTTCGACGTTCAGCTGACCGGCGGCATGATCCTGCACGAGGGCGCCATTGCCGAGATGAAGACCGGTGAAGGCAAGACGCTGGTGGCGACGCTTCCCGTCTATCTGAATGCACTGTCCGGCAAGGGCGTGCATGTGGTCACCGTCAACGACTACCTCGCCAGCCGCGATGCCGCCATCATGGGCCGTCTTTACGGCTTTCTGGGCCTGACGACCGGCGTGATCGTGCATGGTCTCGACGACGAGCAGCGCCGGGCCGCCTATGCCTGCGACATTACATACGCGACCAATAACGAGCTCGGCTTCGACTATCTGCGCGACAATATGA is a window encoding:
- a CDS encoding peptidylprolyl isomerase, which encodes MFRPTFVAAAALAVAVSFQAPAFAQDDAIVAKIGSVEIHQSDLDTAIANLSQQYQQLPEDQRKIAALSQLVDIKLVAKQAEQAGLQNSEDFKKRMAYLQERELHNAYLRDQFDKLKPEEVKARYEKEVASLPKEEEVHARHILVKTEDEAKEIIKQLDGGKDFVELAKEKSEDSSKSDGGDLGYFTKGRMVPEFEQAAFTLGKGAYTKTPVKSQFGWHVIKVEDKRDAQPPAFDQVEPQVRQIVMQEKYSQIIENAKKDQTVEIMDETLRKGYEDMTKGE